A genome region from Rattus norvegicus strain BN/NHsdMcwi chromosome 17, GRCr8, whole genome shotgun sequence includes the following:
- the Dok3 gene encoding docking protein 3 isoform X1, which produces MESVETPVKDGLLYQQHMKFGKKCWRKVWALLYAGGPSGVARLESWDVRDGGLGPGGDRPAGPGRRGERRIIRLADCVSVLPADGESCPRDTGAFLITTTERSHLLAAQHRQSWMDPICQLAFPSTGECSSGSGQAESPKRGFVPMEENSIYSSWQEVAEFPVVVQRTEATTRCQLKGPYLLVLGQDDIQLRETSKPQACYSWPYRFLRKFGSDKGVFSFEAGRRCDSGEGLFAFSSPRAPDICGAVAAAIARQRERLPELAMSPPCPLPRALSLPSLEPPGELREVAPEYELAPSRKLPLTDPGPQSLPLLLSPTQDGTASSLYASVCKQTSKHKATVEHLYENVFMLEASPGLSNGGPEAQEGPPGGRSPLGSPIYHNSEELSWPGSAHDSNLEAQYRRLLELELDDAGGAGRPGAQTGIKAKLVTLLTRERKKGPAPCDRP; this is translated from the exons ATGGAATCTGTGGAGACACCTGTCAAGGACGGCCTCCTCTACCAGCAGCACATGAAGTTTGGCAAG AAATGCTGGCGCAAAGTGTGGGCTCTGCTGTATGCAGGAGGCCCGTCGGGAGTAGCTCGGCTAGAAAGCTGGGACGTTCGTGATGGTGGCCTGGGGCCAGGAGGTGACAGGCCCGCAGGGCCTGGCCGTAGAGGGGAACGCCGGATCATACGCTTGGCTGACTGTGTATCTGTTCTGCCGGCGGATGGTGAGAGTTGCCCCAGGGACACTGGGGCCTTCCTGATCACCACCACTGAGCGAAGCCACCTGCTGGCTGCACAGCACCGCCAGTCATGGATGGACCCCATCTGCCAGCTGGCCTTCCCG AGTACCGGAGAATGTTCCTCAGGATCAGGACAGGCTGAGAGTCCAAAAAGGGGCTTTGTCCCCATGGAGGAAAactccatctactcctcctggcaGGAAG TTGCTGAGTTTCCGGTGGTGGTGCAGAGGACAGAGGCCACCACCCGCTGCCAGCTGAAGGGACCCTACCTCCTGGTGCTGGGCCAAGATGACATTCAGCTGCGGGAGACTTCCAAGCCCCAGGCCTGCTATAGCTGGCCCTACCGATTCCTGCGCAAGTTTGGCTCTGACAAG GGTGTGTTCTCTTTTGAGGCTGGCCGCCGCTGCGACTCAGGAGAGGGCCTTTTTGCCTTCAGTAGTCCGCGTGCACCAGACATATGTGGAGCTGTGGCCGCAGCCATTGCCCGTCAGCGGGAGCGTCTTCCAGAGTTGGCCATGTCCccaccctgccccctccctcGGGCCCTCTCCCTGCCTTCCCTAGAGCCCCCTGGAGAGCTTCGGGAGGTGGCCCCAGAATATGAGCTGGCCCCTTCCAGAAAGCTGCCTCTAACTGATCCtggacctcaaagcctacccctgcTGCTCAGCCCCACACAAGACGGGACAGCCTCCAGTCTCTATGCGTCTGTGTGCAAGCAGACCAGCAAGCACAAAGCCACCGTGGAGCATCTCTACGAGAACGTGTTCATGCTGGAGGCCAGCCCTGGGCTGTCCAACGGGGGTCCTGAGGCCCAAGAGGGCCCTCCTGGTGGCCGCAGCCCCCTGGGCAGCCCCATCTACCATAACAGCGAGGAGCTGAGTTGGCCTGGCTCGGCCCACGACAGCAATCTGGAAGCCCAGTACCGGAGgctgctggagctggagctcGATGATGCTGGAGGCGCCGGGCGTCCTGGAGCACAGACAGGCATCAAGGCCAAGCTGGTAACCCTGCTGACTCGTGAACGGAAGAAGGGCCCCGCCCCCTGCGACCGGCCCTGA